One region of Rhodospirillaceae bacterium genomic DNA includes:
- a CDS encoding SAM-dependent methyltransferase, whose translation MAAPTSFRRINGFLDRIGAIKIPFSVAMPDGTRRDVGEGEPQFLLTLRTDRGVKALATLDEGNFSEAFLQGDIDLEGDMISPFALRGSLDDRHPLVAIWRFLQPLIFGQVFTNKAAITSHYDLDPKLFLSFLDPELPAYSQGVYENDDESLETALRRKFEYAVEKCQITSSHRVLEIGPGWGAFASHVLPLGVHFTGLTISEVSLNFINEKLSAYRDNMNILLQDFLTYDPDEKFDTIVIMGVIEHLPDYERVLKKFYHLLKPGGRVFLDGSAALKKYELSTFMVRHIYPGNHSFLILDDFVNKVAKTPFEILEIQNDRHSYYLTFKQWAENLDANKETVIRDFGEFEYRKFRLYLWAAAYEFLSRSLDCYRLVLAKPKSEDS comes from the coding sequence GTGGCAGCACCCACCAGCTTTCGCAGAATCAATGGCTTTCTTGATCGTATCGGTGCAATCAAAATCCCGTTTTCGGTTGCCATGCCTGATGGCACCCGGCGCGACGTTGGCGAGGGGGAACCGCAATTCCTTTTGACGCTACGCACCGACCGTGGCGTCAAAGCGCTGGCCACCCTTGACGAAGGCAATTTCTCCGAGGCCTTTTTGCAGGGTGACATCGACCTTGAAGGCGACATGATCAGCCCGTTTGCGCTGCGCGGGTCGCTGGACGACCGCCACCCGCTTGTCGCCATCTGGCGGTTTCTTCAGCCGTTGATCTTTGGCCAGGTGTTTACCAACAAGGCGGCGATCACGTCCCATTACGACCTCGATCCAAAATTATTTCTAAGTTTTCTAGATCCTGAGCTGCCGGCATACAGCCAGGGCGTTTATGAAAACGACGACGAAAGCCTGGAGACAGCCCTGCGGCGGAAGTTCGAATATGCCGTGGAAAAATGCCAGATCACGTCGTCGCACCGGGTGCTGGAAATCGGCCCCGGCTGGGGCGCGTTTGCCAGCCATGTGCTGCCCCTCGGCGTTCATTTCACGGGCCTGACCATTTCCGAAGTCTCGCTGAACTTCATCAATGAAAAACTCAGCGCGTATCGTGACAACATGAACATCCTGCTACAGGATTTTCTGACATACGACCCCGATGAAAAATTCGACACCATCGTCATCATGGGCGTGATCGAACATCTTCCCGATTACGAACGCGTGTTGAAAAAGTTTTACCATTTGCTGAAACCGGGCGGGCGGGTCTTTCTCGATGGCAGTGCGGCGCTGAAAAAATACGAATTATCGACCTTCATGGTGCGCCATATCTATCCCGGCAATCATTCATTCCTGATCCTTGACGACTTTGTCAACAAGGTCGCAAAAACGCCGTTTGAAATTCTGGAAATTCAGAACGACCGGCACAGCTATTACCTGACGTTTAAACAATGGGCGGAAAATCTGGACGCGAACAAAGAGACTGTCATCCGCGACTTTGGCGAGTTCGAATATCGTAAATTTCGACTGTATCTTTGGGCGGCGGCCTATGAATTTCTGTCGCGCAGTCTTGATTGCTACCGCCTGGTGCTGGCCAAACCAAAATCGGAAGATTCATGA
- a CDS encoding chromosome partitioning protein ParB gives MTFENKAIPIAEIYVPTKWKKVLNPETVEEIANAMLEGDRMSPIMIRKGKGRYVLVEGLHRLEACKAVGEETILAVLVQARKF, from the coding sequence ATGACCTTTGAAAATAAGGCCATTCCGATTGCGGAAATCTATGTGCCAACCAAGTGGAAGAAGGTGCTAAATCCGGAAACCGTGGAGGAAATTGCCAATGCCATGTTGGAAGGCGACCGCATGTCGCCGATTATGATTCGCAAAGGCAAGGGCCGCTATGTCCTTGTGGAAGGCCTCCACCGGCTGGAAGCGTGCAAGGCGGTCGGCGAAGAAACCATCCTTGCCGTCCTGGTCCAGGCCCGGAAATTTTAA
- a CDS encoding DNA-binding protein: MAKKTVKKXAXATKXAKRYKATPEGVXDRQHLNAIVQXGTGCTAKAAKETMDALIGSITSSLKKNKKVQLVGFGSFSVAKRAARKGRNPFTGEAIRIKASKSVRFKAGQSLKRSV, translated from the coding sequence ATGGCGAAGAAAACTGTTAAAAAAKCGGCSSCGGCAACAAAGYCAGCGAAACGTTACAARGCAACCCCTGAAGGGGTRASCGATCGCCAACATTTGAATGCCATCGTTCAGGMTGGAACAGGCTGTACRGCAAAAGCTGCCAAAGAAACTATGGACGCATTGATCGGTTCGATCACAAGCTCTCTGAAGAAAAACAAGAAGGTCCAGCTTGTTGGGTTTGGTTCCTTTTCAGTTGCCAAGCGAGCTGCTCGCAAGGGCCGCAATCCGTTTACGGGGGAAGCTATCCGTATTAAAGCTTCAAAGTCTGTGCGTTTCAAAGCAGGCCAATCCCTAAAACGCTCAGTCTAG
- a CDS encoding CDP-alcohol phosphatidyltransferase — translation MTSEDSNHKDFQTKTILSYIKDIPNICSLFGLGCTLISIYYIILGVYPAAMIGMIWAVAFDWADGLIARRMKGRTGNDRVFGGQLDILIDIVSYGVTPAILLLSYGKFEPIYLIGAFIMLAAGVIRLSYFSTFGFADGSKYTGLALDNNSIILVFIFLFEGFFSGGLFSAILYVSGLGLAALNVSQIKTPKLSGNPVNVFILATYTVGITVIYGWQLLS, via the coding sequence ATGACATCAGAAGATAGCAACCATAAAGATTTTCAGACAAAGACTATTCTTTCCTACATTAAAGACATTCCAAACATTTGTTCTCTTTTTGGCCTTGGCTGCACTTTAATTTCTATCTACTACATTATTTTGGGCGTTTACCCTGCAGCAATGATTGGAATGATCTGGGCGGTTGCCTTTGACTGGGCGGATGGACTCATTGCACGCAGGATGAAAGGGCGAACAGGCAATGACCGCGTTTTTGGAGGGCAACTCGATATTCTAATCGACATCGTGAGCTACGGTGTCACGCCAGCCATTTTACTTTTAAGCTATGGAAAATTCGAACCGATTTACTTGATTGGCGCGTTTATCATGCTGGCGGCTGGTGTGATACGGCTAAGTTATTTTAGCACGTTCGGTTTCGCCGATGGATCCAAATACACAGGGCTGGCTCTTGATAACAATAGCATAATACTTGTTTTCATATTTTTATTTGAAGGCTTTTTTAGCGGCGGGCTTTTTTCTGCAATTCTCTATGTCAGTGGGCTCGGACTCGCCGCCTTAAATGTGTCTCAGATCAAAACGCCAAAGCTTTCAGGAAACCCCGTCAATGTTTTCATTCTCGCCACTTACACCGTTGGAATTACCGTTATCTATGGTTGGCAACTTCTATCGTAA